From a single Lolium rigidum isolate FL_2022 chromosome 7, APGP_CSIRO_Lrig_0.1, whole genome shotgun sequence genomic region:
- the LOC124672265 gene encoding uncharacterized protein LOC124672265: MPPPPCPAGAGVHASWTPRALAGAFLDLAIVYAFLCAAAAASADDEEEELVDAQEDDVRDLNREADQQRRDVRSALQQELDKERSAAASAAEEAMAMILRLQKDKSALEIEARQQRRTADERCAFYEDEVEELRDILLMREREARSLQKEVESYRRLLGLSVDGDDDDGDDEEVMMTPHNFFSEGDPSSSRSAANDSGFSTARRPFVREELLSPIRVTHPLGGYQDSLPVQPAPPPLLGSKLEDDGADTVVILPLSARSLDFPQSARSLDQGGDVEVDAAAGIKAMEALTADEFQEARVDKICHDIVPTENDANVFDVHVVDDICFSTEVKGLIGRSFSDAAMQADKLQNRAAADDLLGKSLNAIKGAQDKIRLAANERRQSLQLQLLEDIADQLQEIKDAADAGRNLHCISPKSSKKI; encoded by the exons atgccgccgccgccctgccccgCCGGCGCGGGCGTGCACGCGTCCTGGACGCCGCGGGCGCTGGCCGGCGCCTTCCTCGACCTCGCCATCGTCTACGCCTTCCTCTgcgccgcggcggccgcctccgcg gacgacgaagaggaggagctcgTCGACGCGCAGGAGGACGACGTCAGGGATCTGAACCGCGAAGCGGACCAGCAGCGCCGGGACGTACGGTCCGCGCTGCAGcaggagctggacaaggagcggagcgcggcggcgtcggcggcggaggaggccatgGCCATGATCCTGCGCCTGCAGAAGGACAAGTCCGCGCTCGAGATCGAGGCGCGCCAGCAGCGCCGCACCGCCGACGAGCGCTGCGCCTTctacgaggacgaggtggaggagctcAGGGACATCCTGCTCATGCGGGAGCGCGAGGCGCGATCGCTCCAGAAGGAGGTCGAGTCATACCGCCGCCTGCTCGGCCTCtccgtcgacggcgacgacgacgacggcgacgacgaagaggtgatgATGACGCCGCACAACTTCTTCTCCGAGGGCGACCCCAGCTCGTCCAGGTCCGCCGCCAACGATTCCGGGTTTAGCACGGCGAGGAGGCCGTTCGTGCGCGAGGAATTGCTGTCGCCCATTCGCGTCACGCATCCCCTCGGCGGGTACCAGGACAGTTTGCCTGTTcagccagctcctcctcctctgctcggATCCAAATTGGAAGATGATGGCGCGGACACTGTGGTCATCCTCCCCCTCTCCGCCCGGAGCTTGGATTTCCCCCAATCTGCCCGAAGCCTGGATCAAGGTGGTGATGTTGAAGTTGATGCTGCAGCTGGTATCAAAGCTATGGAAGCGCTGACTGCTGATGAATTTCAGGAGGCGCGTGTTGACAAGATTTGCCATGATATCGTGCCAACTGAGAATGATGCAAATGTCTTCGATGTCCATGTTGTCGATGATATTTGCTTCTCTACTGAAG TTAAAGGCCTGATCGGCCGAAGCTTCTCAGACGCAGCAATGCAAGCAGACAAGTTGCAGAACCGAGCTGCCGCAGATGATCTCTTGGGGAAAAGTCTGAATGCGATTAAAGGTGCACAAGACAAGATAAGGCTTGCAGCAAATGAAAGAAGGCAATCGTTACAGTTGCAGCTCTTGGAGGATATAGCTGACCAACTTCAAGAAATCAAAGATGCTGCAGATGCAGGGCGGAACTTGCACTGTATTTCtcctaaaagttcaaaaaaaatctaG
- the LOC124672264 gene encoding uncharacterized protein LOC124672264, whose product MAGSRRRRGRARSLQQGAESSPVADATLTSSEVTIVGSPSKNTCHASGSTSLLSSEPHGFADLLDSLLHEIIDLFTSFHDFLAFIGTCRSWRAALSSFPSAYTFSFPPVHLKPDGPYVPPHTGNIKPMLLSNCKWQLSEPSKENLSLCCSVPQNTPDNMYYLGCSCGYLIFSYREHCILVNVFTGTKVKPPKLPPNNELGEFCGIGILTAALSSPNSRLLLCSRTSMFEWQVGTNSWSEHALALERERITQILLFNGDIVVFDSLLRLHTIRLAPQFSMQEVAIKWEFLPFDPLLVVCGDKLLMVHLSRSSDKLNGSYRFFKVFHIDFSVKPAKWVKMEKLDNQALFVSLDTRTPTFSCMSPERWGGKSNCIYVAKLFEDPDETWTAVELGQPVYYDAGHAILYSSTFPHDYSLLCSLWVLPSSVYGSG is encoded by the exons ATGGccggaagccgccgccgccgcggaagagcgaGGTCGCTACAGCAGGGCGCCGAATCGTCGCCGGTGGCAGACGCCACTCTCACCTCCAG CGAAGTTACCATTGTGGGGAGCCCCTCTAAGAACACCTGCCATGCCTCAGGCTCTACCTCCTTGCTTTCGTCTGAACCTCATGGTTTTGCAGATCTCCTGGACAGCCTGCTTCACGAAATCATTGATCTCTTTACCTCATTCCATGACTTCCTTGCTTTCATTGGGACCTGCCGCTCTTGGCGTGCTGCACTCTCTTCCTTTCCCTCTGCGTATACCTTCAGCTTCCCACCAGTCCATCTCAAACCGGATGGTCCTTATGTTCCTCCCCATACAGGCAATATCAAGCCCATGCTTCTATCTAACTGCAAATGGCAGCTCAGTGAACCTAGCAAGGAAAACTTATCCCTTTGCTGTTCAGTGCCTCAAAATACTCCAGATAATATGTACTATTTGGGCTGCTCATGTGGGTATCTTATCTTCTCCTATAGGGAGCACTGCATCCTTGTCAATGTGTTCACTGGTACCAAGGTGAAGCCCCCCAAACTCCCACCGAACAATGAACTTGGGGAATTTTGTGGCATAGGCATTCTTACAGCTGCATTGAGTTCACCCAACTCACGCCTCCTCCTTTGCTCCAGAACCTCCATGTTTGAGTGGCAGGTTGGAACAAACTCCTGGTCAGAGCACGCTCTCGCTCTTGAGAGAGAACGCATCACTCAGATTCTGTTATTCAATGGTGATATCGTTGTTTTTGATTCTCTTCTGAGGCTCCACACTATACGCTTGGCACCTCAATTCAGCATGCAAGAAGTAGCCATTAAGTGGGAGTTTCTGCCTTTTGACCCATTGTTGGTGGTCTGTGGTGACAAACTTCTCATGGTTCACCTCTCGAGGAGCTCTGACAAGTTGAATGGTTCATATCGCTTCTTTAAGGTCTTTCACATTGACTTTTCGGTCAAGCCAGCTAAGTGGGTGAAGATGGAGAAGTTGGACAATCAAGCACTGTTTGTTAGCCTTGATACGAGGACTCCTACATTTTCTTGCATGAGCCCTGAAAGATGGGGAGGAAAGAGTAACTGCATCTATGTTGCCAAGCTATTTGAAGATCCTGATGAAACCTGGACTGCAGTTGAGCTTGGTCAGCCAGTGTACTACGACGCAGGTCACGCCATATTATATAGTTCTACATTCCCTCACGACTACAGTTTACTCTGTAGCCTCTGGGTGCTTCCCAGTTCAGTTTATGGTTCTGGCTAG